tgtcttcctcatGACACAGGGCAACCTAGAGAATGTCATTTAGAAATCGACTTCTGCccaagtcgttgcctctccttgttcgggcgatgCTGGGCGGTctacgtcaccggtcttctagccatcattgatccatttttcattggttttgtcttgtcttcctacacaactggtttcaatcccattcattacctgttgtgtatttaaccccctGCTTCCCCTCATGTCAGAGATGGTTTGTTATTATTATCATCGTGTTGTATTGGTGCGTCGGGTTCTCGTACCCACATTGTTTTGTGTATTTTTACCTCATTAAACTACTCCATTTTACCAAGATAaattctcctgcacctgactgccacctatacacacacacctaggaCAATGGTAGAGCAGTGAAAGAAGACATGACTTTATAACATTGCCATGGCATTTATTTCAACATGATAACAAACCATTTACTGTAGAAGTGTTGATTTAGAGTAGTTATACTAAAACATGTGAACTGTTAAacttaatgtaaaaaaaatgccttcataaagtatttaTAAGACCagtaacatggttataactgAGATGAAGATTGGTAGTGTAAGCATATAAAATATGTTGAGATGAAGTTAAGTCTGATTATGTAGTGATTATGTAGTGATATACAGCCAAGGGAGATTGACAGGTCTATGAGCCTCTATAGGTACATGGGGCCTTATGGCAGTGTTCTTCAATTCTGGCCCTGTGGTCACACACACTGTAATCAATCCCATCAAAGCCTTCACGCGTTTCCTCTGGTGTGTCAGTGCTGGAATGGAACTaaagcctgcacaccctgtgGGTCACTAGAACCAGGATTGAAGAACCCTGCCTTATAGACTGCATAAGACATCTTATAGAATGTCTATGAAGCCATATGTAGTTCCTATGAGGCAGGTGTGTTGTTGGCTGCAGTCCTCTGCTCGCTGAGGGTGTTTGCCACGTAGCCAATCAGAGTCATGTATTCCTGGAAGCTGACCTTCCCATCTTTGTTCTCGTCCAATCCCTTACGCATCTCCTTCACTGCAGAGGAACTCTCTGTTCCCTAtgaggtgagagggggagagagggagagagtggggacagAGGAAGAGTCTATCATTAAAGATTGCTTCCCCTAGAACACCTGGTGCTGATTTGCATTAGGACTAGGGTTGAGGCTCGGGTGTAACCGGGACGCGAACACGAACCTAGGGTCACGGCTCGGGTTTAACCGGGACGCGGACACAAACCTAGGGTCATGGCTCGGGTTTAACCAGGACACAAATCTAGGGTCAGAGTTGAGGAGTAGTGATACAAGGATAGGTGGAACTTACAGTCATGACGTTGCCGAGCTGTTTATTGACGAGGCCCTGGAAGTCCTTATCTCCGAGACTGCCCTTCCCTTTGGCAGACTTCAGATACACTTCTACCACTGTCTGGATGGCCGACTCCATAGctactgggagagaggagaggatggggggggggtgcagaaaactctaaagtttagACAATTGAATGCAGCAACTGTTTCACTGGAACTAGCTGGAACAGTTAAGAcaaggtacactcttagaaaaaagggttcctaaagagttcttcggctgtccccataggaaaatcATTTTTGATTCCACATAGAaaactctgtggaaagggtcctgCACGGAACCAAATGGTTTCGAACtggaacaaaaaaaaaattatttaatggggacagctgaagaacccttttaggttctagatagtacCTTTTTATCTAAGAGTGTAGAAAGAGGACGTCAGAATAGAGGAAAGAATGgaagagaggtgaggtgaggtaaaCAAAGGAAActaaggaaaggagagagagagagagagagagggacgggaggAGGCTGAGGTAAACAATGGAAACTaaggaaaggatagagagagagagagagagagagagagagagagagagagagagggacgggaggAGTCTGAGGTAAACAATGGAAACTAAGGaaaggatagcgagagagagagagagggacgggaggAGTCTGAGGTAAACAATGGGAGCTGTGATgtctgatggagagagggataccTGATCACCATAAGCCAGCAGAAGGCTATGGGTTCATATTACTACAGCTAAGACCTGTCTGTTACACtctccaatatatatatatatatatatatagctaccCTACCCCCTCTACAGTATCTCTAACCCCTTCTCTTTTAACATTAGGGTGATGTCCTGAGGGTAGGTCGGGTGATGTCCTGAGGATAGGTCGGGTGATGTCCTGAGGGTAGGTCGGGTGATGTCCTGAGGGTAGGTCGGGTGATGTCCTGACGAGGGTAATGATGATGGGTGATGTCCTGAGGGTAGGTCGGGTGATGTCCTGAGGGTAGGTCGGGTGATGTCCTGACGAGGGTAATGATGATGGGTGATGTCCTGAGGGTAGGTCGGGTGATGTCCTGAGGGTAGGTCGGGTGATGTCCTGAGGGTAGGTCGGGTGATGTCCTGAGGGTAGGTCGGGTGATGTCCTGAGGGTAGGTCGGGTGAGGTCCTGAGGGTAGGTCGGGTGAGGTCCTGACGAGGGTAATGATGATGGGTCATGTCCTGAGGGTAGGTCGGGTGATGTCCTGATGATGGGTGATGTCCCGATGAGGGTAATGATGATGGGTGATGTCCTGATGAGGGTAACCCTAGAGCCCCAACCCACAGGTAAATTTCCCATCTGACAATGTCACACACCAAAATGCATGCGCattcccacaaacacacacacctgtcccctgGGCCTAGGCCAATTAGGACTGATCGTACATTAGCCTAATTAGTGGGTGAGTGAGAGCAGAACACACCCATGGTCTGATGCCAGGTGTAGGATTCTGTTTCATATCCCACCTTGATGCCACACATACTATCCTGTGTGAGTTCCGCTGTAACTAACACATTAGCCAACCACAGACCCACACCGCTGGACATCTGTCATCATCTTCATCCCTCATCACTATTTCACCAGCCTGCGGGTGTCCCGAGCGAGACATCTTCTACGCACATAATTAGGAGACGCTGTGtgcggtcctctgtagctcagttggtaaagcatggtgCCAGTaacgccagggtagtgggtttgtatgcacgcatgactaagtcgctttggataaaacaGTGCTAAATGGTTATTATTATCACAATCAGGGATGGGCACCTGAACCCCTTTTGTAGGCCCGCGGATCAATTTCCACACATTTTTCAGGAactcagtcagggtctcaacttactgttaagAGTTACAATAGTAGAACAGACAAGGTGACATTtctaaatgtggttgtgcatcagcagtttctcttgttatgtcagtcactcaattagccaagTCAGCTAAACATGTTATATTGGTAAATgagtctagcggccagctatctaaacgtgtagtaatcatggtcaaattaccgACCGGGACCCCCCATGTATAATCAGATGAAATTAAtattaaaaacagaaaacatTGGTCTCATGGCAAGTGTAGAATCGCAGGAAATTCACTCAAATAATTTTgtttagggcccccaaaaggctggctctgactgcatgtgtgagTATGGATGTGGGTAGGCACACCCGCAAGCTACTGTGGCCCTCATGATTTCTGATTTTTGGTGGCCCCCACCCTtattatatattgtgtgtgtgtgtgtgtgagccataGATCAGAGTGATTGATGAGAAGATCGATCCATGAGTATCTTTTTAGACCCAAACAGAGGATGTAATGAGACTAACTGGTGTGAAACCAAGCTGCCCGGGCTGCACCAGAATACAGAACAGAACCCTGGACAGGACTCGGTCagcgggagggaggagaggagatgagatgttAAGAGAAGAGACAACAGAGTTCAATAAGGTGACACTAGTTTGGTGTTTTATGTTTGAACCAATGACTTGGGAAAACCAGGTCAGCTCAGGCTCCAACAAtactttaaatatattttttcaaatttaacctttatttaactaggcaagtcagttaagaacaaatcattatttacaatgacggtctacactggccaaacccaggcgatgctgggccaattgtgcaccgccctacgggactcccaatcacggacggttgtgatacggcccggaatcaaaccaggttgtctgtagtgacacctcaagcactgagatgcagtgccttagaccgctgtgccactcgggagccccccacatagcactgagatgcaaggccttagaccgctgtgccactcgggagccccccacatagcactgagacgcagggccttagaccgctgtgccactcgggagccccccacatagcactgagacacagggccttagaccgctgtgtcactcgggagccccccacatagcactgagatgcagggccttagaccgctgtgccactcgggagccccccacATAGCACAGACacagagccttagaccgctgtgccactcgggagccccccacatagcactgagatgcagggccttagaccgctgtgccactcgggagccccccacatagcactgagacacagagccttagaccgctgtgccactcgggagccccccacatagcactgagacacagggccttagaccgctgtgccactcgggagccccccacatagcactgagacacagggccttagaccgctgtgccactcgggagccccccacatagcactgagacacagagccttagaccgctgtgccactcgggagccccccacatagcactgagacacagggccttagaccgctgtgccactcgggagccccccacatagcactgagacgcagggccttagaccgctgtgccactcgggagccccccacatagcactgagacgcagggccttagaccgctgtgccactcgggagccccccacatagcactgagacacagggccttagaccgctgtgccactcgggagccccccacatagcactgagacacagggccttagaccgctgtgccactcgggagccccccacatagcactgagacACAGGGCCTTAgacgctgtgccactcgggagccccccacatagcactgagacacagggccttagaccgctgtgccactcgggagccccccacatagcactgagacacagggccttagaccgctgtgccactcgggagccccccacatagcactgagacacagggccttagaccgctgtgccactcgggagccccccacatagcactgagacacagggccttagaccgctgtgccactcgggagccccccacatagcactgagacacagggccttagaccgctgtgccactcgggagccccccacatagcactgagacacagggccttagaccgctgtgccactcgggagccccccacatagcactgagacacagggccttagaccgctgtgccactcgggagccccccacatagcactgagacacagggccttagaccgctgtgccactcgggagccccccacatagcactgagacacagggccttagaccgctgtgccactcgggagccccccacatagcactgagacacagggccttagaccgctgtgccactcgggagccccccacatagcactgagacacagggccttagaccgctgtgccactcgggagccccccacatagcactgagacacagggccttagaccgctgtgccactcgggagccccccacatagcactgagacacagggccttagaccgctgtgccactcgggagccccccacatagcactgagacacagggccttagaccgctgtgccactcgggagacaGACATGTTTAATTGATGTTTAATAAACCCCACTACGAATTTACTTTCACATCCAATGTGTGTAAGAAAAGTTAGGAGTTACTTTCAACTATTCAACATTATTTAGGTAGTCTACACAAATGACTTTGGAAGCTGAATAATGTTTATATGTGTTGACATGATATCTCAGTTGAATCTAACAGCTTGTTTCCATAGCTAAGCAGGGTACAATAGAGGCATGTATGCATTTCCTCCTGTATTCCACTAGGAGAC
The genomic region above belongs to Oncorhynchus mykiss isolate Arlee chromosome 3, USDA_OmykA_1.1, whole genome shotgun sequence and contains:
- the LOC110508454 gene encoding protein S100-A16 isoform X3 encodes the protein MESAIQTVVEVYLKSAKGKGSLGDKDFQGLVNKQLGNVMTGTESSSAVKEMRKGLDENKDGKVSFQEYMTLIGYVANTLSEQRTAANNTPAS
- the LOC110508454 gene encoding protein S100-A1 isoform X2, producing the protein MTFIRVCLQPQHRPWPCVTAARTAHTELLTNVAMESAIQTVVEVYLKSAKGKGSLGDKDFQGLVNKQLGNVMTGTESSSAVKEMRKGLDENKDGKVSFQEYMTLIGYVANTLSEQRTAANNTPAS
- the LOC110508454 gene encoding protein S100-A1 isoform X1; the protein is MTTQGVFNSAGRNGLWQTALTAPCRYGCGGEPVTPVAMESAIQTVVEVYLKSAKGKGSLGDKDFQGLVNKQLGNVMTGTESSSAVKEMRKGLDENKDGKVSFQEYMTLIGYVANTLSEQRTAANNTPAS